The proteins below are encoded in one region of Trichoplusia ni isolate ovarian cell line Hi5 unplaced genomic scaffold, tn1 tig00000572, whole genome shotgun sequence:
- the LOC113507083 gene encoding zinc finger protein 615-like codes for MYPWNCCRACLGVQNLYPIFSLNDHHEKYSEVILSTTGLKVEINDALPQEMCTTCITFINNSYKFRKKCEENQKSLQDRLNHKYEIKIETNPNILKMENGQPLTIDISDLLQDTKTFDDHEDSFNYDSTENNDEVIEFETKVKDLVEKPVEIIFKKGKSKRSAEKPVRRSLRSKENGQQDRERVKEKIECEYCHKILTSKLSLRNHYKIHTGFDVVCEHCGKKFITRRLLLMHCRAKHGYEKTDKCSYCDYRASNAEQVKIHERLHTGEKPFVCAQCGAGFHRKSSYLQHVAIHLPDKTVQCDQCPARFKSVTLMRIHKNRHRAPQYSFKCRVCDNNFARRRNVVRHLQRIHAVQPTPEHIGRMKIA; via the exons atgtaTCCCTGGAATTGCTGCCGAGCGTGTTTGGGAGTACAAAATCTGTATCCAATTTTCTCGTTAAACGATCATCATGAAAAATATTCAGAGGTGATATTATCCACAACTGGGCTTAAG GTAGAAATAAACGACGCACTCCCGCAAGAAATGTGCACAACATGTATAACATTCATAAACAATTCATACAAATTTCGTaaaaaatgtgaagaaaatCAAAAATCTTTACAGGACCGCCTCAACCataaatacgaaattaaaatagaaacaaaccCAAATATACTGAAAATGGAAAATGGACAACCTTTGACAATAGATATATCTGACTTACTTCAAGATACAAAAACCTTTGATGACCACGAAGACAGTTTTAACTACGATTCTACAGAAAACAATGATGAAGTGATAGAATTTGAAACGAAAGTCAAAGATCTCGTTGAAAAGCCCGTAGAAATTATCTTCAAGAAGGGCAAGAGTAAACGAAGTGCTGAAAAGCCGGTCAGAAGGTCATTAAGAAGTAAAGAGAACGGACAACAGGATAGAGAACGAGTTAAGGAGAAGATAGAATGTGAATATTGTCATAAGATATTAACGTCAAAATTGTCTTTGCGGAATCATTATAAGATACATACAGGATTTGATGTAGTTTGTGAG CACTGCGGCAAAAAGTTTATTACAAGGAGATTACTGTTAATGCACTGTAGAGCGAAGCACGGCTATGAGAAGACTGACAAGTGTTCGTATTGTGACTACAGGGCCTCAAATGCTGAGCAAGTCAAG ATCCACGAGCGGCTGCACACGGGGGAGAAGCCGTTCGTGTGCGCGCAGTGCGGCGCCGGCTTCCACCGCAAGAGCAGCTACCTGCAGCATGTGGCCATACACCTGCCCGACAAGACTGTGCAG TGCGACCAATGTCCCGCTCGCTTCAAGTCCGTGACTCTGATGCGTATTCACAAGAACCGGCATCGCGCCCCGCAGTACTCCTTCAAGTGTCGCGTTTGTGACAACAACTTCGCGAGACGCCGCAATGTTGTGAGACACCTGCAGCGGATACACGCCGTCCAGCCCACGCCCGAGCATATAGGCAGGATGAAGATAGCTTAG